The Bernardetia litoralis DSM 6794 genome includes a window with the following:
- the rpsO gene encoding 30S ribosomal protein S15 has product MARTAYLTPDVKEGIFEKNGLVKSKTDTGSSESQIALFTYRINYLTEHLKVHKKDHASRLGLLKLVGKRRSLLDYLIKTDVLRYRAIIKELGIRK; this is encoded by the coding sequence ATGGCTAGAACAGCATATTTAACTCCAGACGTAAAAGAAGGCATTTTTGAAAAAAATGGTCTTGTTAAAAGTAAAACAGATACAGGTTCATCAGAATCTCAAATCGCTCTTTTCACATACCGTATCAACTACCTTACAGAACACTTGAAAGTCCACAAAAAAGACCACGCTAGTCGTTTAGGTCTTTTGAAATTGGTAGGTAAGCGTCGTAGTTTATTAGATTATCTTATCAAAACTGACGTATTGCGTTACCGTGCTATTATCAAAGAATTAGGCATTCGTAAATAA
- the pnp gene encoding polyribonucleotide nucleotidyltransferase, whose product MKPNPIIKTVSLPDGREISVETGVLAKQASGAVVVRMGKTMLLATVVGAKEPREGMDFFPLSVDYQEKFASNGRIPGGFLKREGRLSDHEILVSRIIDRAVRPLFPDNYHNETQIMISLISADSDVLPDALAGFAASAAIAVSDLPMLEPMSEVRVIKLGEEYIINPTPAQMEEASLECIVAATFDNIMMVEGESKEVSEEDLLKAIQVAHETIKLQCTLQREMAEAVGNTVKREHLQPEGDEELEKMLHENYYQAIYDSVKAGVSRSKSERGEAIKAIKQSYIDTLPEDHEMNTKLIGTYFKKMYKSAARNFVLDEGTRLDGRKTNEVRPIWSEIDYLPSAHGSAVFTRGETQSLTTVTLGTKLDEQMIDGAMNSGYNRFILHYNFPAFSTGEARPNRGPGRREVGHGNLAMRALKNILPSYEDNPYTVRVVSDILESNGSSSMATVCAGSLALMDAGVSLKSPVSGIAMGMISDSETGKFAILSDILGDEDHLGDMDFKLTGTANGITAYQMDIKIDGLSYEVLHKALLQAKEGRLHILGEMSKTITEARVEVKDHAPRIHQIIIPRELIGAVIGPGGKIVQEIQRETGATITIEEVNNTGRVSIFATDKDVLNKAKSIVEEIVTPPEEGKTYEGTVKKITEFGAFVEFMKGKEGLLHISEITWERLPSMEGVLEEGEEIQVRLMEVDKRSGKYRLSRKVLLPKPEGYEERPPRNNDRGGSRTGGRDSRGGGRDSRPPRR is encoded by the coding sequence ATGAAACCAAATCCGATTATCAAAACGGTTTCTCTCCCCGACGGACGAGAAATAAGTGTAGAAACTGGCGTACTTGCCAAACAAGCAAGTGGCGCAGTAGTAGTAAGAATGGGTAAAACAATGCTTTTGGCTACCGTAGTAGGTGCAAAAGAACCTCGTGAAGGAATGGATTTTTTCCCTCTTTCTGTTGATTATCAAGAAAAATTTGCTTCTAATGGTCGTATTCCAGGAGGCTTTTTGAAGCGTGAAGGAAGATTATCTGACCACGAAATTCTTGTTTCAAGAATTATAGATAGAGCTGTTCGTCCTCTTTTTCCAGATAATTATCACAACGAAACTCAGATTATGATTTCGCTTATCTCTGCTGATAGCGATGTTTTGCCTGATGCTTTGGCTGGTTTTGCTGCTTCGGCTGCAATCGCAGTTTCTGATTTGCCGATGCTTGAGCCAATGTCTGAAGTACGAGTAATCAAATTAGGAGAAGAATATATAATCAATCCAACGCCTGCACAAATGGAAGAGGCTAGTTTGGAATGTATTGTCGCTGCAACATTCGACAATATCATGATGGTAGAAGGAGAATCTAAAGAAGTAAGTGAAGAGGATTTATTGAAAGCAATTCAAGTAGCTCACGAAACAATTAAGCTACAATGTACATTGCAAAGAGAAATGGCTGAGGCTGTTGGAAATACAGTAAAAAGAGAACATTTGCAGCCTGAAGGAGATGAAGAATTAGAAAAAATGCTTCACGAAAATTATTATCAAGCAATTTATGATTCAGTAAAAGCAGGAGTTTCAAGAAGTAAATCTGAAAGAGGAGAAGCAATTAAAGCCATCAAACAATCATATATTGATACGCTTCCTGAAGACCACGAAATGAATACAAAATTGATAGGTACATATTTCAAAAAAATGTACAAATCTGCTGCTCGTAATTTTGTATTAGATGAAGGAACACGTTTGGATGGAAGAAAAACAAACGAAGTACGTCCTATTTGGTCAGAAATTGATTATTTACCTTCTGCACATGGTTCGGCTGTCTTTACTCGTGGCGAAACTCAATCACTTACAACAGTTACTCTAGGTACAAAACTAGACGAACAAATGATTGATGGAGCAATGAATTCTGGTTATAATCGTTTTATTTTACATTATAATTTCCCTGCATTCTCTACTGGTGAGGCTCGTCCTAATCGTGGGCCTGGTCGTCGTGAAGTAGGTCATGGAAACTTGGCTATGCGTGCTTTGAAAAATATTTTGCCTTCTTATGAAGACAATCCTTATACAGTTCGTGTAGTTTCTGATATTTTAGAATCAAATGGTTCGTCTTCAATGGCTACTGTTTGTGCTGGTTCGTTAGCACTTATGGATGCTGGTGTTAGTCTTAAATCTCCTGTTTCTGGTATTGCTATGGGAATGATTTCAGATAGTGAAACGGGTAAATTTGCAATTCTTTCTGATATTTTGGGTGATGAAGATCATTTAGGAGATATGGATTTCAAACTTACAGGAACTGCAAATGGAATTACAGCTTACCAAATGGACATCAAAATTGATGGACTTTCGTATGAAGTATTACATAAAGCATTATTACAAGCTAAAGAAGGTCGTTTGCATATTTTGGGAGAAATGAGTAAAACAATCACTGAAGCTCGTGTAGAAGTGAAAGACCATGCTCCACGTATTCATCAAATTATTATTCCTCGTGAACTTATTGGTGCTGTTATCGGGCCTGGAGGAAAAATTGTACAAGAAATTCAGCGTGAAACTGGTGCAACGATTACAATTGAAGAAGTAAATAATACAGGACGTGTTTCTATTTTTGCAACTGATAAAGATGTACTTAATAAAGCAAAATCTATTGTTGAAGAAATTGTAACACCACCAGAAGAAGGAAAAACTTATGAAGGTACAGTTAAGAAAATAACTGAATTTGGTGCTTTCGTAGAGTTTATGAAAGGGAAAGAAGGTTTACTTCATATTTCTGAAATTACTTGGGAACGCTTGCCATCAATGGAAGGTGTTTTAGAAGAAGGTGAAGAAATTCAAGTACGATTAATGGAAGTAGATAAACGTTCTGGAAAATATCGTTTGTCAAGAAAAGTATTATTGCCTAAACCTGAAGGCTATGAAGAGCGTCCACCTCGTAATAATGACAGAGGAGGAAGCCGTACTGGAGGAAGAGATAGTAGAGGAGGAGGAAGAGATTCTCGCCCACCTCGTAGATAA
- a CDS encoding NAD(P)H-quinone oxidoreductase codes for MKAILFNSENPKEPLYIGETEKPILSENEILINVKATALNRADLLQRAGKYPPPKGASTILGLEIAGEIVEIGKNVTNHKIGDEVFGLVGGGAYAEYATIDAQMAISKPKHFSFEEAAAIPEVFLTAFQTIFWTFLGNEKTENQKSILIHAGASGVGSAAIQICKVVGMKVFVTASKSKHEFCKNLGADIVIDYKNEDFAKVISEQTEGKGVNYIIDFIGQNYWKQNIDCIAVDGKMAILAAMSGAKLENANLSKILIKRIQITGSTLRSRSLEYQRELIRQFSEFALPLFQNHKLKPVIDSIFDWTLAEQAHKHMETNQNKGKIILSVSE; via the coding sequence TTGAAAGCAATTTTATTTAATTCTGAAAATCCAAAAGAACCTTTATACATAGGAGAAACAGAAAAACCAATTTTATCAGAAAATGAAATTTTGATAAACGTAAAAGCAACAGCTTTAAATAGAGCAGACCTTTTACAACGAGCAGGAAAATATCCACCACCAAAAGGAGCATCAACTATTTTAGGTTTAGAAATAGCTGGAGAAATAGTAGAAATTGGAAAAAATGTAACTAATCACAAAATAGGTGATGAAGTTTTCGGACTTGTTGGAGGTGGAGCTTATGCAGAATATGCTACCATAGATGCACAAATGGCAATCTCAAAACCAAAGCATTTTTCTTTTGAAGAGGCAGCAGCAATTCCAGAAGTGTTTTTGACAGCTTTTCAAACTATTTTCTGGACTTTTTTGGGAAATGAAAAGACTGAAAATCAAAAATCAATTTTGATTCATGCTGGAGCTAGTGGTGTTGGTTCGGCAGCTATTCAGATTTGTAAAGTTGTGGGAATGAAAGTTTTTGTAACGGCTTCTAAATCAAAACATGAATTTTGTAAAAATTTAGGTGCTGATATAGTTATTGATTATAAAAATGAAGATTTTGCAAAAGTAATTTCAGAACAAACCGAAGGAAAAGGAGTAAATTATATCATTGATTTTATTGGTCAAAATTATTGGAAACAAAATATTGATTGTATTGCTGTGGATGGAAAGATGGCGATTTTGGCAGCGATGAGTGGCGCAAAATTAGAAAATGCAAATCTTTCAAAAATCTTGATAAAAAGAATTCAGATTACAGGTTCGACATTGCGTTCTCGTTCTTTGGAATATCAAAGAGAACTTATAAGGCAATTTTCAGAATTTGCTTTGCCGTTATTTCAAAATCACAAATTAAAACCTGTCATTGATAGCATTTTTGATTGGACTTTGGCAGAACAAGCACACAAACACATGGAAACAAATCAGAATAAAGGAAAAATTATTTTGTCAGTTTCAGAATAA
- a CDS encoding IS5 family transposase, whose amino-acid sequence MLPYLTQFKKGRKPKVALWRIVKAIIYRLKTGTQWRELPIKQFFGRTSINWNTVYYHYNKWSKLENWKNLWTHYLSKNRSDIDLSICHLDGSHSPAKQGGEGVAYSSRKRCKTTNSLFLTDKNGIPVAMSVPQGGNHHDAFELEKNMQTMLVDLNKANIRHEGIFLNADAAFDTNSFRSFCSHMDIVDNIDFNKRNRKDIDNQPFKDEKMYDLRFAIERTNAWLDAFKAILTRYETKIHTWQSLHYLAFTLIFIRDRQKIKLNS is encoded by the coding sequence ATTTTACCCTATTTAACTCAATTTAAAAAAGGTCGTAAACCTAAAGTAGCTCTTTGGCGCATTGTTAAAGCTATTATTTATCGTCTTAAAACAGGTACTCAATGGAGAGAATTACCTATCAAACAATTTTTTGGCAGAACTTCAATTAACTGGAATACAGTATATTATCACTATAATAAATGGTCAAAGTTGGAAAATTGGAAGAATTTATGGACACATTATTTATCTAAGAATCGTTCTGATATAGACCTTTCTATTTGTCATTTGGATGGTAGTCATTCACCAGCAAAACAAGGAGGAGAAGGAGTAGCTTATTCAAGCAGAAAAAGATGTAAAACAACAAATTCACTATTTCTGACTGATAAAAATGGAATTCCAGTAGCGATGTCTGTGCCTCAAGGTGGAAATCATCACGATGCTTTTGAACTTGAAAAAAATATGCAAACTATGTTAGTAGATTTGAACAAGGCAAATATTAGACATGAAGGAATTTTTCTTAATGCAGATGCTGCTTTTGATACAAATTCATTTCGTTCTTTTTGCTCGCATATGGATATTGTGGATAACATAGATTTTAATAAAAGAAATCGAAAAGATATTGATAATCAACCATTTAAAGATGAAAAAATGTATGATTTACGTTTTGCAATAGAAAGAACTAATGCTTGGTTAGATGCTTTTAAGGCAATATTGACACGATATGAAACTAAAATCCATACTTGGCAAAGCCTACATTATTTAGCTTTTACTTTGATATTTATCAGAGATAGACAGAAAATAAAACTCAATTCTTAA